A genomic region of Octadecabacter antarcticus 307 contains the following coding sequences:
- a CDS encoding IS66 family transposase, producing MELILEELEIEQAAEAEDVSSDVEGTKPPRTPRKRKPFPKHLKRVQKTITPSDACTDCGGSFKVLGSDVLEELEYVLGHYIVNQITRPRLACTCCEAVVQAEMPSRPIPKSFVGPALLAHILCCKYGYHLPLYRQSQMFANEGIDLSGSLMAGWVGKCAKLLERVAGAIRDHVFEAQAIFMPSRQIAKQSPVG from the coding sequence CTGGAGTTGATCCTTGAAGAACTTGAGATCGAACAGGCGGCCGAAGCCGAAGATGTGTCATCTGACGTTGAAGGTACAAAGCCGCCGCGTACTCCACGCAAGCGCAAACCTTTCCCAAAACACCTCAAGCGAGTCCAAAAGACCATCACCCCCAGTGATGCCTGCACCGATTGCGGTGGGAGCTTCAAAGTACTGGGATCCGATGTGTTGGAAGAACTGGAATATGTGCTTGGCCACTACATTGTGAACCAGATTACCCGCCCGCGTCTGGCCTGCACCTGTTGTGAGGCTGTTGTTCAAGCCGAGATGCCAAGCCGCCCCATCCCCAAGAGCTTTGTTGGTCCGGCCCTGCTGGCCCACATCCTGTGCTGCAAATACGGGTATCACCTGCCGCTGTATCGCCAGAGCCAGATGTTTGCCAATGAGGGCATTGATCTGAGCGGGTCGCTCATGGCGGGATGGGTTGGTAAATGCGCCAAGCTGCTGGAACGCGTGGCGGGCGCAATCCGCGATCATGTGTTTGAGGCGCAGGCGATCTTCATGCCCTCTCGGCAGATTGCGAAGCAATCGCCTGTCGGGTAA
- the tnpC gene encoding IS66 family transposase — MLQKGNGRGKNKTKTARLWVYARKEDTWASGAPPAVWYQFSTSRGAEHPSQHLATYEGFAHADAYAGYNDAYRTGRVKEMACMAHVRREFFTLWESVKLPVAGEAVLRIRKLYDVETQARFLPASERVALRQEYAKPIFDDLEVWFKEQLGKTSSKTPLAKAIKYALARLPKALPYLDHGFLELDNNIAERAVRPVAVGRKNYLFMGSEADGKSDAIAYTLIETAKMNKVNPEAWLAWVLERIQDHPANRIHDLMPWAYQDMIDAKNAEAEAKDAA; from the coding sequence CTGCTCCAGAAGGGTAATGGCCGTGGAAAGAACAAGACCAAAACCGCGCGGCTGTGGGTCTATGCCAGAAAAGAAGACACTTGGGCCAGCGGAGCACCACCTGCGGTGTGGTATCAGTTCTCCACCAGCCGAGGGGCTGAACATCCCAGCCAGCATCTGGCAACTTATGAAGGCTTTGCCCACGCGGATGCCTATGCAGGGTATAACGATGCATACCGCACGGGGCGGGTTAAAGAGATGGCCTGTATGGCGCACGTGCGGCGTGAGTTCTTCACCCTTTGGGAAAGCGTCAAGCTGCCTGTGGCGGGTGAAGCCGTTCTGCGTATTCGCAAGCTCTACGACGTTGAGACACAAGCGCGGTTCCTGCCAGCATCGGAACGCGTGGCCCTGCGTCAGGAATACGCCAAGCCGATCTTTGACGACCTAGAGGTTTGGTTCAAAGAACAACTGGGTAAAACCTCCAGCAAGACGCCGCTGGCCAAGGCGATCAAATATGCGCTCGCGCGCCTGCCCAAGGCACTGCCCTATCTCGATCACGGCTTTCTTGAGCTGGACAACAACATAGCTGAGCGCGCAGTGCGCCCTGTGGCCGTTGGACGCAAAAACTATCTTTTCATGGGATCAGAGGCGGACGGTAAATCGGACGCTATAGCATATACGCTCATTGAGACCGCCAAGATGAACAAGGTAAATCCCGAGGCCTGGCTTGCATGGGTCCTCGAACGCATCCAAGACCACCCAGCAAACCGTATCCACGATCTCATGCCGTGGGCCTATCAGGACATGATTGATGCGAAGAACGCCGAGGCCGAGGCAAAAGATGCAGCTTGA
- a CDS encoding TetR/AcrR family transcriptional regulator — translation MAEQHTKAPYHHGNLRAQLIESVRELVESHGPDGFSVSQASRKAGVSSAAPYKHFRDKPHILHHVALEGMRRLGDQMRAARDDPAARHPSGIDTIGQAYINFARAEPGVFRLMFGLTNDHDKLESKQAGEQTYGVLVDKVAEFLGRDVNDLVTQKRARMLWTFVHGHAFLEIDQKTGTLKEHINERDYLLEITQKFLSD, via the coding sequence ATGGCAGAACAGCACACCAAAGCGCCCTATCATCACGGCAATCTTCGCGCACAACTTATTGAATCTGTGAGAGAATTAGTCGAATCGCACGGCCCTGACGGATTTTCAGTTTCTCAGGCCAGCCGTAAGGCGGGGGTAAGCTCTGCTGCGCCATACAAGCATTTTCGAGACAAACCACACATCCTTCACCACGTTGCCCTCGAAGGGATGCGCCGTCTGGGAGATCAAATGCGGGCGGCGCGCGATGATCCGGCAGCGCGCCATCCATCTGGCATTGATACCATCGGCCAAGCCTATATAAATTTTGCACGCGCCGAGCCAGGTGTGTTCCGACTGATGTTTGGCCTAACGAACGATCATGATAAACTCGAATCAAAGCAAGCAGGTGAGCAAACTTACGGCGTGCTGGTCGATAAAGTCGCAGAGTTTCTTGGTCGAGACGTCAATGACCTCGTCACTCAAAAACGGGCGCGTATGCTATGGACGTTCGTGCATGGTCACGCTTTTCTGGAAATCGACCAGAAGACAGGGACGCTCAAAGAGCATATAAATGAGCGGGACTATCTTTTAGAAATAACCCAGAAATTTCTGTCTGACTGA